One window of the Macaca thibetana thibetana isolate TM-01 chromosome 1, ASM2454274v1, whole genome shotgun sequence genome contains the following:
- the MAD2L2 gene encoding mitotic spindle assembly checkpoint protein MAD2B, with protein MTTLTRQDLNFGQVVADVLCEFLEVAVHLILYVREVYPVGIFQKRKKYNVPVQMSCHPELNQYIQDTLHCVKPLLEKNDVEKVVVVILDKEHRPVEKFVFEITQPPLLSISSDSLLSHVEQLLRAFILKISVCDAVLDHNPPGCTFTVLVHTREAATRNMEKIQVIKDFPWILADEQDVHMHDPRLIPLKTMTSDILKMQLYVEERAHKGS; from the exons ATGACCACGCTCACACGACAAGACCTCAACTTTGGCCAAG TGGTGGCCGATGTGCTCTGCGAGTTCCTGGAGGTGGCTGTGCATCTCATCCTCTACGTGCGCGAGGTCTACCCTGTGGGCATCTTCCAGAAACGCAAGAAGTACAACGTGCCGGTCCAG ATGTCCTGCCACCCGGAGCTGAATCAGTATATCCAGGACACGCTGCACTGCGTCAAGCCACTCTTGGAGAAG AATGATGTGGAGaaagtggtggtggtgattttgGATAAAGAGCACCGCCCAGTGGAGAAATTCGTCTTTGAGATCACCCAGCCTCCACTGCTGTCCATCAG CTCAGACTCCCTGTTGTCTCACGTGGAGCAGCTGCTCCGAGCCTTCATCCTGAAGATCAGTGTGTGCGATGCCGTCCTGGACCACAACCCCCCAG GCTGTACCTTCACAGTCCTAGTGCACACAAGAGAAGCCGCCACTCGCAATATGGAGAAGATCCAGGTCATCAAG GATTTCCCCTGGATCCTGGCAGATGAGCAGGATGTCCACATGCATGACCCCCGTCTGATACCACTAAAAACCATGACGTCGGACATTTTAAAG ATGCAGCTTTACGTGGAAGAGCGTGCTCACAAAGGCAGCTGA
- the FBXO44 gene encoding F-box only protein 44 isoform X1: MAVGNINELPENILLELFTHVPARQLLLNCRLVCSLWRDLIDLVTLWKRKCLREGFITEDWDQPVADWKIFYFLRSLHRNLLHNPCAEEGFEFWSLDVNGGDEWKVEDLSRDQRKEFPNDQVRSQARLRVQVPAVRSAPVVRARASGDLPARPGNHPAEERCQVEGGLPHILQLSARRPLHLVSARRRGHSLLGRLVRPEGHQQQHHHRAPAALTPPEPPSAEP; this comes from the exons ATGGCTGTGGGGAACATCAACGAGCTGCCCGAGAACATCCTGCTGGAGCTGTTCACGCATGTGCCCGCCCGCCAGCTGCTGCTGAACTGCCGCCTGGTCTGCAGCCTCTGGCGGGACCTCATCGACCTGGTGACCCTCTGGAAGCGCAAGTGCCTGCGAGAGGGCTTCATCACCGAGGACTGGGACCAGCCCGTGGCCGACTGGAAGATCTTCTACTTCCTACGGAGCCTGCACAGGAACCTCCTGCACAACCCATGCGCTGAAG AGGGGTTCGAGTTCTGGAGCCTGGATGTGAATGGAGGCGATGAGTGGAAGGTGGAGGATCTCTCTCGAGACCAGAGGAAGGAATTCCCCAATGACCAG gTTCGCAGCCAGGCCAGATTGCGGGTCCAAGTACCAGCTGTGCGTTCAGCTCCTGTCGTCCGCGCACGCGCCTCTGGGGACCTTCCAGCCAGACCCGGCAACCATCCAGCAGAAGAGCGATGCCAAGTGGAGGGAG GTCTCCCACACATTCTCCAACTATCCGCCCGGCGTCCGCTACATCTGGTTTCAGCACGGCGGCGTGGACACTCATTACTGGGCCGGCTGGTACGGCCCGAGGGTCACCAACAGCAGCATCACCATCGGGCCCCCGCTGCCCTGACGCCCCCTGAGCCCCCATCTGCTGAACCCTGA
- the FBXO6 gene encoding F-box only protein 6 isoform X2 yields the protein MDAPHPKAALDSINELPENILLELFTHVPARQLLLNCRLVCSLWRDLIDLMTLWKRKCLREGFITEDWDQPVADWKIFYFLRSLHRNLLRNPCAEEDMFAWQIDFNGGDRWKVESLPGAHGTDFPDPKVKKYFVTSYEMCLKSQLVDLVAEGYWEELLDTFRPDIVVKDWFAARADCGCTYQLKVQLTSADYFVLASFEPPPVTIQQWNNAAWTEVSYTFSDYPRGVRYILFQHGGSDTQYWAGWYGPRVTNSSIVVSHKRTRNQASSEAQPGKKHGQEEAAQSPYQAVLQIF from the exons ATGGATGCTCCCCACCCCAAGGCAGCCCTGGACAGCATTAACGAGCTGCCCGAGAACATCCTGCTGGAGCTGTTCACGCACGTGCCCGCCCGCCAGCTGCTGCTGAACTGCCGCCTGGTCTGCAGCCTCTGGCGGGATCTCATCGACCTCATGACCCTCTGGAAGCGCAAGTGCCTGCGAGAGGGCTTCATCACCGAGGACTGGGACCAGCCCGTGGCCGACTGGAAGATCTTCTACTTCCTACGGAGCCTGCACAGGAACCTCCTGCGCAACCCGTGCGCTGAAG AGGATATGTTTGCATGGCAAATCGATTTCAATGGTGGGGACCGCTGGAAGGTGGAGAGCCTCCCTGGAGCCCACGGGACAGATTTTCCTGACCCCAAAGTCAAGAAGTATTTTGTCACATCCTACGA AATGTGCCTCAAGTCCCAGCTGGTGGACCTTGTAGCTGAGGGCTACTGGGAGGAACTACTGGACACATTCCGGCCGGACATTGTGGTTAAGGACTG GTTTGCTGCCAGAGCCGACTGTGGCTGCACCTACCAACTCAAGGTGCAGCTGACCTCAGCTGACTACTTCGTGTTGGCCTCCTTCGAGCCCCCACCTGTGACCATCCAACAGTGGAACAATGCTGCATGGACAGAG GTCTCCTACACCTTCTCAGACTACCCCCGAGGTGTCCGCTACATCCTCTTTCAGCACGGGGGCAGTGACACCCAGTACTGGGCAGGCTGGTATGGGCCCCGAGTCACCAACAGCAGCATCGTCGTCAGCCACAAGAGGACCAGGAACCAGGCCTCCTCCGAGGCTCAGCCTGGGAAGAAGCATGGACAGGAGGAGGCTGCCCAATCGCCCTACCAAGCTGTTCTCCAGATTTTCTGA
- the FBXO44 gene encoding F-box only protein 44 isoform X2, with protein sequence MAVGNINELPENILLELFTHVPARQLLLNCRLVCSLWRDLIDLVTLWKRKCLREGFITEDWDQPVADWKIFYFLRSLHRNLLHNPCAEEGFEFWSLDVNGGDEWKVEDLSRDQRKEFPNDQVKKYFVTSYYTCLKSQVVDLKAEGYWEELMDTTRPDIEVKDWFAARPDCGSKYQLCVQLLSSAHAPLGTFQPDPATIQQKSDAKWREVSHTFSNYPPGVRYIWFQHGGVDTHYWAGWYGPRVTNSSITIGPPLP encoded by the exons ATGGCTGTGGGGAACATCAACGAGCTGCCCGAGAACATCCTGCTGGAGCTGTTCACGCATGTGCCCGCCCGCCAGCTGCTGCTGAACTGCCGCCTGGTCTGCAGCCTCTGGCGGGACCTCATCGACCTGGTGACCCTCTGGAAGCGCAAGTGCCTGCGAGAGGGCTTCATCACCGAGGACTGGGACCAGCCCGTGGCCGACTGGAAGATCTTCTACTTCCTACGGAGCCTGCACAGGAACCTCCTGCACAACCCATGCGCTGAAG AGGGGTTCGAGTTCTGGAGCCTGGATGTGAATGGAGGCGATGAGTGGAAGGTGGAGGATCTCTCTCGAGACCAGAGGAAGGAATTCCCCAATGACCAGGTCAAGAAATACTTCGTGACTTCATATTA CACCTGCCTCAAGTCCCAGGTGGTGGACCTCAAGGCCGAAGGGTATTGGGAGGAGCTGATGGATACCACACGGCCGGACATCGAGGTCAAGGACTG gTTCGCAGCCAGGCCAGATTGCGGGTCCAAGTACCAGCTGTGCGTTCAGCTCCTGTCGTCCGCGCACGCGCCTCTGGGGACCTTCCAGCCAGACCCGGCAACCATCCAGCAGAAGAGCGATGCCAAGTGGAGGGAG GTCTCCCACACATTCTCCAACTATCCGCCCGGCGTCCGCTACATCTGGTTTCAGCACGGCGGCGTGGACACTCATTACTGGGCCGGCTGGTACGGCCCGAGGGTCACCAACAGCAGCATCACCATCGGGCCCCCGCTGCCCTGA
- the FBXO6 gene encoding F-box only protein 6 isoform X1, which yields MPGGAVGEPDRCEGFLGLAWTSPQQNAPCGGGEGAQENADWTRDQTSVTTAMDAPHPKAALDSINELPENILLELFTHVPARQLLLNCRLVCSLWRDLIDLMTLWKRKCLREGFITEDWDQPVADWKIFYFLRSLHRNLLRNPCAEEDMFAWQIDFNGGDRWKVESLPGAHGTDFPDPKVKKYFVTSYEMCLKSQLVDLVAEGYWEELLDTFRPDIVVKDWFAARADCGCTYQLKVQLTSADYFVLASFEPPPVTIQQWNNAAWTEVSYTFSDYPRGVRYILFQHGGSDTQYWAGWYGPRVTNSSIVVSHKRTRNQASSEAQPGKKHGQEEAAQSPYQAVLQIF from the exons ATGCCGGGCGGGGCAGTTGGGGAACCCGATCGGTGTGAGGGCTTCCTAGGGCTGGCATGGACTTCCCCACAACAAAATGCCCCGTGTGGGGGCGGGGAAGGGGCGCAAGAAAATGCGGACTGGACCAGAGACCAGACTTCAGTCACCACG GCCATGGATGCTCCCCACCCCAAGGCAGCCCTGGACAGCATTAACGAGCTGCCCGAGAACATCCTGCTGGAGCTGTTCACGCACGTGCCCGCCCGCCAGCTGCTGCTGAACTGCCGCCTGGTCTGCAGCCTCTGGCGGGATCTCATCGACCTCATGACCCTCTGGAAGCGCAAGTGCCTGCGAGAGGGCTTCATCACCGAGGACTGGGACCAGCCCGTGGCCGACTGGAAGATCTTCTACTTCCTACGGAGCCTGCACAGGAACCTCCTGCGCAACCCGTGCGCTGAAG AGGATATGTTTGCATGGCAAATCGATTTCAATGGTGGGGACCGCTGGAAGGTGGAGAGCCTCCCTGGAGCCCACGGGACAGATTTTCCTGACCCCAAAGTCAAGAAGTATTTTGTCACATCCTACGA AATGTGCCTCAAGTCCCAGCTGGTGGACCTTGTAGCTGAGGGCTACTGGGAGGAACTACTGGACACATTCCGGCCGGACATTGTGGTTAAGGACTG GTTTGCTGCCAGAGCCGACTGTGGCTGCACCTACCAACTCAAGGTGCAGCTGACCTCAGCTGACTACTTCGTGTTGGCCTCCTTCGAGCCCCCACCTGTGACCATCCAACAGTGGAACAATGCTGCATGGACAGAG GTCTCCTACACCTTCTCAGACTACCCCCGAGGTGTCCGCTACATCCTCTTTCAGCACGGGGGCAGTGACACCCAGTACTGGGCAGGCTGGTATGGGCCCCGAGTCACCAACAGCAGCATCGTCGTCAGCCACAAGAGGACCAGGAACCAGGCCTCCTCCGAGGCTCAGCCTGGGAAGAAGCATGGACAGGAGGAGGCTGCCCAATCGCCCTACCAAGCTGTTCTCCAGATTTTCTGA